Proteins encoded together in one Phycisphaerae bacterium window:
- the proS gene encoding proline--tRNA ligase, giving the protein KFRGEERAKSGILRTREFLMKDAYSFDVDLAGLDASYRRMYDAYCRIFKRCGLPYLAVEAESGPIGGDASHEFMVLTDAGEDFVAISEDGSYAANIERAARAVPPLPGDPAPGDMKSLETVHTPGCPGIEDVCRFLGVQSSQMIKTLVYRFEPSSSEAKAGAGYVIICVRGDHDVNENKAKRLCPGGTLTMGEIARAEQDGFAIGYVGPHVVNQKDCTLIIDPDARALVNAVTGANKKDHHVTGFNWVRDVAAEKLSAAIVADVRNVVEGDIAPNGSGSRMLFRKAIEVGHVFKLGTKYSASMGATFLDENGKAREFIMGCYGIGVNRIMAAAIEAHHDADGICWPMSIAPFEVLIVALDTREEGVMSAARRIHDRLAEEGMDVLLDDRDARPGFKFKDADLIGIPIRVTVGKKGLTEGVVEVKMRDSKEMVKLTPEAAVAEVMNWVKEAKVL; this is encoded by the coding sequence AAGTTCCGTGGCGAGGAAAGGGCCAAGAGCGGGATCCTGCGCACTCGTGAGTTTCTGATGAAGGACGCCTACTCGTTCGACGTCGACCTGGCGGGGCTGGATGCCAGCTATCGCAGAATGTACGACGCCTACTGTCGCATCTTCAAGCGGTGCGGTCTGCCGTACCTGGCGGTTGAGGCCGAGTCCGGCCCGATCGGGGGGGATGCCTCACACGAGTTCATGGTGCTGACCGACGCCGGCGAGGATTTCGTGGCCATCAGCGAAGACGGGTCTTATGCGGCCAACATCGAGCGTGCCGCCCGCGCGGTGCCACCGCTGCCGGGCGACCCGGCCCCCGGGGACATGAAAAGCCTTGAGACGGTTCATACGCCGGGCTGCCCGGGCATCGAGGACGTATGCAGGTTTCTTGGGGTCCAATCATCACAGATGATTAAGACGTTGGTGTACCGTTTCGAACCCTCCTCGTCGGAAGCGAAGGCCGGGGCCGGTTACGTCATCATCTGCGTACGCGGCGACCACGACGTCAATGAGAATAAGGCCAAGCGGCTCTGCCCGGGCGGGACCCTGACGATGGGCGAGATCGCCCGGGCCGAGCAGGACGGTTTCGCCATCGGGTACGTCGGACCGCACGTTGTCAACCAAAAGGACTGCACGCTGATCATTGATCCGGACGCGAGAGCGCTGGTCAATGCGGTGACCGGGGCCAACAAGAAGGACCATCATGTGACGGGCTTCAACTGGGTCCGAGACGTAGCGGCCGAGAAGCTGAGTGCAGCGATCGTGGCCGACGTCCGTAACGTGGTCGAGGGGGACATTGCGCCCAACGGCAGCGGGTCGAGGATGTTGTTCCGGAAGGCCATCGAAGTAGGCCACGTGTTCAAGCTGGGGACGAAGTATTCGGCCAGCATGGGGGCGACCTTTCTGGACGAGAACGGCAAGGCCCGCGAGTTCATCATGGGCTGTTACGGGATCGGCGTGAACCGGATCATGGCCGCGGCGATCGAGGCTCACCATGACGCCGACGGCATTTGCTGGCCCATGAGCATCGCTCCGTTCGAGGTGCTGATCGTCGCTCTCGACACCCGAGAAGAAGGCGTGATGTCCGCGGCTCGCAGAATTCACGACCGACTTGCGGAAGAAGGTATGGACGTCCTGCTGGACGACCGGGACGCACGGCCGGGGTTCAAGTTCAAAGACGCGGACCTGATCGGGATCCCCATTCGCGTCACCGTGGGCAAGAAGGGCCTGACGGAGGGCGTGGTGGAAGTGAAGATGCGGGACAGCAAGGAGATGGTGAAGCTGACACCGGAGGCGGCTGTTGCCGAGGTAATGAACTGGGTTAAGGAGGCTAAAGTACTCTAA